One Aneurinibacillus migulanus genomic region harbors:
- a CDS encoding basic amino acid ABC transporter substrate-binding protein, protein MKKKFSLLFLACLFVFALAGCGGGAKEGSTSVSGKKITVGTDASFPPFESMSPTGDPEGFDIDLIKAIAETQNIEVQVKHTGWDAMMAGLEDGSVDVGIAGITITDDRKKSFDFTTPYFTAKQVILMKKDAPAVNKVADLKGKKIGVQSGTTGQFLVEEHLGKGYSGLKGFEEVAGAIEDMKNGRIDAVVADNAVVKKFMEQLKLDNVNIIEDTSAKQEQYGIAVKKGNKELLDKLNKGLTAVKENGKYDEIYNKYLGR, encoded by the coding sequence ATGAAAAAGAAATTCTCATTGTTGTTTCTTGCATGTCTGTTTGTCTTTGCTCTTGCTGGATGCGGAGGCGGAGCAAAAGAAGGAAGCACATCCGTAAGCGGAAAAAAAATCACGGTCGGAACCGACGCTTCCTTCCCGCCGTTTGAATCCATGTCTCCGACAGGGGATCCTGAGGGCTTCGATATTGACTTAATTAAAGCGATTGCCGAAACGCAAAATATCGAGGTTCAAGTTAAACACACTGGATGGGATGCAATGATGGCCGGACTTGAGGACGGCTCTGTCGATGTAGGAATTGCAGGCATTACAATTACAGATGATCGCAAAAAATCATTTGATTTTACTACGCCGTACTTCACTGCGAAACAAGTTATTCTTATGAAAAAAGACGCTCCTGCCGTAAATAAAGTCGCTGATTTGAAAGGCAAAAAAATCGGTGTGCAATCCGGAACGACCGGACAATTTCTCGTGGAAGAACATCTTGGTAAAGGATACAGTGGCCTGAAAGGCTTCGAAGAAGTAGCAGGTGCTATCGAAGATATGAAAAACGGCCGTATCGATGCTGTAGTCGCTGATAATGCCGTAGTGAAGAAATTTATGGAGCAACTAAAGCTTGATAATGTAAACATTATTGAAGATACATCCGCCAAGCAGGAGCAATACGGTATCGCTGTGAAGAAAGGGAACAAAGAGCTGCTCGATAAACTTAATAAAGGTCTTACCGCTGTAAAAGAAAACGGCAAATACGACGAAATCTATAATAAGTATTTAGGAAGATAA
- a CDS encoding YlmC/YmxH family sporulation protein: MVKVSEFQEKDVVNILDGKNLGQVTDLEINLQAGRVEAIVVPGKGNGKFFGFFGGGEDITIPWRNIVKIGRDVILVRLDDMMPFTKPEAAEGGYRP; the protein is encoded by the coding sequence ATGGTCAAAGTTTCGGAATTTCAGGAGAAAGATGTGGTAAATATATTAGATGGAAAAAACCTGGGACAGGTGACTGACTTGGAAATCAACCTTCAGGCAGGACGAGTGGAAGCAATTGTCGTGCCGGGTAAGGGAAACGGAAAATTCTTTGGTTTCTTTGGCGGAGGGGAAGACATTACTATCCCGTGGCGTAATATCGTCAAAATCGGCAGAGATGTCATTCTTGTTCGTTTGGATGATATGATGCCATTTACAAAACCGGAAGCTGCAGAAGGAGGGTATCGTCCCTAA
- the pgeF gene encoding peptidoglycan editing factor PgeF, producing the protein MEPFIMREREFMLHLESWERRWPQLVAGFSTRKGGASQNSFASFNCGLHVGDTAEHVIENRRKLACENGFSYTAFTCADQVHGNGIHIIAEEDIGAGRAAHDEAIVETDGLLTDKPNVFLASFYADCVPLFFYAPGAQVLGVAHAGWRGTVARIGPGMVQVMKQTWNIAPEDIYAAIGPSIGSCCYEVNDMVSDRVKEAVGDKASCVLKPGTEAGKYMLNLQETNRILLEEAGILPAHIEVSHLCTSCRTDLFFSHRKENGKTGRMAAFIALKEG; encoded by the coding sequence ATGGAACCATTTATCATGCGGGAGCGGGAGTTCATGCTGCATCTTGAAAGCTGGGAACGCAGGTGGCCTCAGCTTGTGGCCGGTTTTTCCACGCGGAAGGGCGGAGCGAGTCAGAATTCGTTCGCTAGTTTCAATTGTGGACTGCATGTAGGCGATACCGCAGAGCATGTGATTGAGAATAGACGAAAGCTTGCTTGTGAGAATGGATTTTCCTACACGGCTTTTACGTGCGCGGATCAGGTGCACGGAAACGGGATTCATATTATTGCGGAAGAAGATATAGGTGCAGGCAGAGCGGCGCATGATGAAGCGATTGTGGAGACAGATGGATTGCTTACAGACAAACCGAATGTTTTTCTGGCGTCTTTCTATGCTGATTGTGTCCCTCTCTTCTTCTACGCACCGGGCGCGCAGGTTCTCGGGGTAGCCCATGCCGGATGGCGGGGGACAGTGGCGCGCATCGGTCCCGGAATGGTACAGGTGATGAAGCAGACGTGGAATATCGCTCCAGAAGACATCTATGCCGCCATTGGTCCATCCATTGGATCATGCTGTTATGAAGTGAATGATATGGTGTCGGATCGGGTGAAAGAGGCGGTGGGAGATAAAGCCTCATGCGTTCTGAAACCAGGAACTGAAGCTGGAAAATATATGTTGAATTTACAAGAAACAAATCGAATTTTGCTTGAGGAGGCAGGAATTTTGCCTGCACATATCGAAGTGAGTCATTTATGTACAAGTTGTCGAACGGACTTGTTCTTCTCTCATCGGAAAGAAAATGGAAAGACAGGTCGGATGGCAGCTTTTATCGCATTGAAAGAGGGGTAA
- a CDS encoding YggS family pyridoxal phosphate-dependent enzyme — translation MSYITENLRQVQATIQSSCERAGRSSSEVQIVAVTKYVSLETTRAALEAGIRHIGESRTQDAVPKWEALSEEMAMWHFIGHLQTNKVRDMIGRFAYVHSLDRLSLAKELNKRGEQHDIATRCMVQVNISGEETKHGLTPQEVPDFLAAIHDMPHIKANGFMTMAPYVENPEEVRWVFQKLRELRERMQEQYPNLPLEHLSMGMSNDYHIAVEEGATFIRLGSTLVGDERN, via the coding sequence TTGTCATATATTACAGAGAATTTGCGACAAGTACAAGCAACCATTCAATCTAGCTGTGAACGAGCAGGGCGCTCTTCGTCAGAAGTGCAAATCGTGGCGGTAACTAAATATGTATCGTTAGAAACGACACGCGCAGCACTTGAGGCAGGCATCCGCCATATCGGCGAGAGCCGTACGCAGGATGCTGTGCCTAAGTGGGAAGCACTCAGCGAGGAGATGGCCATGTGGCATTTTATTGGCCACCTGCAAACAAATAAAGTGCGGGATATGATTGGTCGTTTTGCATATGTTCATTCGCTTGATCGTCTGTCCTTAGCGAAGGAATTGAACAAGCGTGGCGAACAGCATGATATTGCGACCCGCTGTATGGTTCAGGTTAACATCTCAGGTGAAGAGACCAAGCATGGTCTTACACCTCAGGAGGTACCGGACTTTCTTGCAGCTATTCATGATATGCCTCACATCAAGGCGAACGGTTTCATGACAATGGCGCCGTATGTGGAAAATCCGGAAGAGGTGAGATGGGTTTTTCAGAAACTTCGTGAGCTTCGCGAACGTATGCAAGAGCAGTATCCGAATCTCCCACTTGAACATTTGAGCATGGGCATGTCGAACGATTATCATATTGCTGTGGAAGAAGGAGCTACGTTTATTCGGTTAGGATCTACGTTGGTTGGTGACGAACGAAATTGA
- a CDS encoding cell division protein SepF produces MGVVNKIKEFLGLGGDAEYYEEEVIDERTEYEEEEDSYVKPRKNRQGNNVVSLHAVKEQTPRVMLVEPKSYEEVQEIADHLCSRRGVVINLQRVPAEQAKRIIDFLGGTVYAINGTIQRIGHKTFLCLPENMEMQGNITEMMFDDRG; encoded by the coding sequence ATGGGCGTCGTTAACAAAATCAAGGAGTTTTTAGGGCTTGGTGGCGATGCGGAATATTATGAAGAAGAAGTCATCGACGAACGTACGGAGTATGAAGAAGAGGAAGATTCGTACGTTAAGCCGCGCAAAAACCGTCAGGGTAATAATGTCGTCAGCCTGCATGCCGTCAAAGAACAGACGCCCCGTGTCATGCTAGTGGAGCCGAAATCTTATGAAGAGGTTCAAGAGATTGCGGACCACCTTTGCTCCAGACGAGGTGTCGTCATTAATTTGCAGCGTGTCCCAGCAGAACAGGCAAAGCGGATTATCGACTTTTTGGGCGGTACGGTGTACGCTATTAACGGAACGATTCAGCGTATTGGGCATAAGACGTTTTTGTGCCTGCCTGAGAATATGGAGATGCAGGGCAATATTACAGAAATGATGTTTGATGACAGAGGTTAA
- a CDS encoding YggT family protein — MGQLFGIIEFAFNVYYYMIIIYILMSWLPQLRETSFGEMLGRLVEPYLQIFRRFIPPLGMIDISPIVALFALHFARIGLFSILSSLV, encoded by the coding sequence ATGGGTCAACTTTTTGGGATTATTGAATTTGCATTCAATGTTTATTATTACATGATCATTATTTATATTTTAATGTCATGGCTTCCCCAATTACGCGAGACATCGTTTGGGGAAATGCTGGGCCGGTTGGTGGAACCATATCTACAGATTTTCCGCCGCTTTATTCCGCCCCTTGGCATGATTGACATCTCGCCGATTGTTGCGTTGTTTGCTTTGCATTTTGCACGAATCGGACTTTTCAGTATCCTGTCTTCACTGGTGTAA
- a CDS encoding YlmH family RNA-binding protein: protein MHQHFRRDEHPFVERVLEWTSRVSDRYEVIRTDFLDPRQAFILQALAGRGAGVYFASCGGYEGAERVRGILHPEYMEPEREEFGLKLLEVKGSNEFLSLEHRDYLGSLLGLGIKREKFGDILVHKDSAQLIVAEEIAEYVRLHMTQVHRIHVTVESRPLDEVIVPRQSFRPLSFTVQSPRLDAVIGDVYRLSRAKVIAPIQNGRAKVNWREVNDPSFRLEEGDVVSFKGLGRFKVTEIGGETKKGRIKMEVAVFD, encoded by the coding sequence TTGCATCAGCATTTCCGGCGGGATGAGCATCCGTTCGTGGAACGGGTGCTGGAGTGGACAAGCCGTGTTAGCGACCGGTACGAAGTCATTCGTACGGATTTTCTTGATCCGCGTCAGGCATTTATTTTACAGGCGCTAGCAGGCCGGGGAGCCGGCGTATATTTTGCATCATGTGGCGGATATGAAGGGGCTGAGCGCGTACGCGGAATCCTCCATCCCGAGTATATGGAACCGGAGCGAGAGGAGTTTGGGTTAAAGCTGCTTGAAGTGAAAGGCAGCAATGAGTTTCTTTCGCTTGAGCATCGCGATTATCTTGGTTCGCTTCTCGGTCTAGGTATAAAAAGAGAAAAATTTGGAGATATACTTGTCCATAAGGACAGCGCACAACTTATCGTTGCAGAAGAAATCGCTGAGTATGTGCGTTTACATATGACTCAGGTCCACCGGATTCATGTTACGGTGGAGTCCAGACCGCTTGATGAGGTGATTGTACCTAGGCAGTCGTTTCGTCCACTTTCGTTTACCGTACAATCGCCGAGACTTGACGCCGTGATTGGAGACGTGTACCGTCTTTCACGGGCAAAAGTCATTGCTCCGATTCAGAACGGAAGGGCGAAGGTAAACTGGCGTGAGGTCAATGATCCTTCATTTCGGCTTGAAGAAGGAGATGTCGTCTCGTTCAAAGGACTTGGTAGGTTTAAGGTGACCGAGATTGGCGGAGAAACGAAAAAAGGACGAATAAAAATGGAAGTTGCAGTTTTTGATTGA
- a CDS encoding DivIVA domain-containing protein has protein sequence MSLTPLDIHNKEFSRVFRGYDEDQVNEFLDQIIKEFDIMLKEKRQLEERVATLNEKLSQFANIEETLKKSLIMAQETADELKSNARKEAQLIIKEAEKNADRLINEALAKSRKLVSEIDELKRRASVYRMRFRSILEAQLEMLENGDWENFEKIEEDLAKNMTE, from the coding sequence GTGTCGTTAACACCATTGGATATTCATAATAAAGAATTTAGCCGCGTATTCCGCGGATATGATGAAGATCAAGTAAATGAGTTTCTTGATCAGATTATTAAAGAGTTTGATATTATGCTGAAAGAAAAGCGTCAGCTCGAAGAGAGGGTTGCTACGCTGAACGAGAAGCTCTCACAATTCGCCAATATTGAAGAGACATTGAAGAAGTCGCTTATAATGGCGCAAGAGACGGCGGATGAATTAAAATCCAACGCACGTAAAGAGGCACAGCTTATCATTAAGGAAGCCGAGAAGAACGCGGATCGACTGATTAACGAGGCGCTTGCAAAATCACGCAAACTCGTCTCTGAAATCGATGAGCTTAAACGCCGAGCTTCCGTGTACCGCATGCGTTTCCGCTCTATCTTGGAAGCGCAGCTGGAAATGCTTGAGAACGGCGATTGGGAGAACTTCGAGAAAATCGAGGAAGACCTCGCCAAAAATATGACAGAGTAA